Sequence from the Gracilinanus agilis isolate LMUSP501 chromosome 6, AgileGrace, whole genome shotgun sequence genome:
CTAGTAAATATGGTAGAAAACAATAAGTTTGACACTTGTGGCCACTAATAATTCAGTAAGGGTCAATCAATGTGACTTCTTGATAAACTTTggcactgttttgttttttttccacttaCAGCTTTATAATCCAGGAGGCTTTCCATCACCACCAAACAACCCATTTCATGGAGTAAGAATTTATTCAGTTATTCTTATTTCAAAGTGTTTGTTGTTCTTAATTAAATATGCTAAAACCACAGAAAGGAAATCCATTTTGCTGGGCATTTGTACTACAAGTCCTTCACTTGAGCCTCACATCTCCCATACCTGGGGTCACCCTAGATGTAAAGGGATCCtcaacagataaataaaaaacaaccatTTTAATCTTCATCATTAGATCCTCTCCTGGAGGCTCAtgggtatatgtatatgcatgaaGGGGGATGGTCATTGGAAGAAAGTACCCCAAAGCCATTCTCTTTATGAGAGGACGGATACTGACACCTTTGGTTTTACCagtaaaattatatattagaACTATTTCTGATTACTGTCAAGGATTCAGAAACCACCAGACGTCCAAGGCCATTACACTCATAACACACAGAAGTTTGTTGCACTCCAACCAGCAGCTGATAATAAATTAAATCAATGCTGATGGTGTTAGAGGCATCTACCTGGTGCAATGAACAGAGCACtagactaggagtcaggaagactagaattgaaatcctgcctcagacacctcctgtgagaccttgggcaaatcacttgatctgtgtcaggctcagtttcctcatctgttaaatgaaacaAATAGCATCCACTTCACCGGGtggctatgaggatcaaataggaCAACAAACAGGagtgttttttaaaccttattatTACTATCCAATTTATGGATGGGGAAAGTGAGGTCAAAAGATGATGACTTGCTACTGATTCCAAGCTCTGAATTCTTCTAGATCATTCTAAatcctttttaattatttagagGATTTAAAGGATCcctttaaaaagtgaaaagtgctattcaaataataatttacatttatagcATGATTTAAAGTTAGTTAACCTATGTTTTGATTCTTACAACAcccttgtgaggtaggtaattAGGTACTGTTACCTTCATTTTAGTTATTCAGTTTACCAAGCATTTCTTGAGCCCAaggaaatttaacaatttaaatttaaatttaaaatttaatttaacaattaaacaatttaaattgatcaaataattaaaatcattaaaaagcaAATCACAAAAGCAATGTGCCCTAGTGGatgagcttggagtcaagaaaacctaaattcaagttctacctctgccACATATGTactgtatgatcttgggaaaatcacaacTTCCCAGGGATTTGCACCAGGGAGATTCCTCACCTGGAGTACCTAAGCTAATGAAACCACAGGCTCAGTCCCCATCCTTATAAATGTTAGGTATGGTAATGGGAAACTGAATGAAGCCGGTCCTTATCAGCCAAATATTTAAACTCGAGTAATCCAGGAACATGAAAGTTGATTTCTGATTTGATGCCTGATGTGATTGCTCACCCCTAAGTAGCTCGGTGGCATAGGGCCTGACGTCAGGGAGATCCatgttcaaatctgatcacacttcctagccgtgtggccctagacaagtcacttaaccctgtttgcttcagttttcctcatctgaaaaataaactggagaaagaaatggagaaccactccagtatctttgccaagaaaatcccaaatggagtcacgaagaacTGTAGAATAAGTCCATTCTTTGTGACTAGCACAGAGACAGCAGGCAATTCTTTCAAAAGTGAACAGGGCCAGAAAGATGGCAGTGATTCTCTTTGGCCTCATGGAATATCTCTTAGTTGAGTTAACCTTGTTTTGTCCCTTTCAGCGTATGCCTCCAGGGTATGGACGTCCACCAGTCAGCAATGAGGAAGGAGGGGTAAGTAGAGTTCTAGCCATAGACCATCACTGGAAATAACCCTCTGGCCAATATTCCCCTTCAGTTCAGGGTTCCTGCAAAGGAAGCCACTCCACAGTCAGTGAATCTATACAAGAAACATCAGCCTTTGTGCCCAAGGAAATCAGATggtggagaaaagaaaatctagCAAGGAAGCTAAAAGCTATTACACATAATCTCTCTCCATTTTATTCTCCTAATCTTTGCCTGTGAGAGAAATCAAAGAGCATCCAAAATGTACTTTCTTCATCTAGCAACATTGGAAACAGTAAAAAGGAACCCGAGATAGCTTAGAGCCATGGCTCTCTGAATTTGAAGGTCATCTCATCCACTctcctcatttaacaaatgagaaaactgaggttcaggaagGCTGCAtaatttgtccaaagttacacatTGAATTAATGACAAAAGTGAAAATTAGACTCCAAGACTCCTGAGCACAGGCCCGTGCTAGTGTTACAAACTTACCGTCTAAGGTCCTGATTTTATGGAGCAGGAGATCCATACGTCATCAGCATTAAAATTAACAAgtgagctgggtggctcagtggatggagagccagctcAAGAATCGGAAGGTCCTGgcttcaagtgtggcctcagatacctcctagccatgtgaccctggacaagtcacttaatcccccttgtctagtctttacctctcttctgccttagaaccaacatacagtattgattctaagtttgaaggtaagggttaaaaaaaatgtttttaagtgaatTACTATAACTGGGTCTTTTCTGGGGCCTCAGCAATGTAGGCAGACATGAGCTCTATGGGTCCCTGGTGAAATCCTTCTGAATGAAAGACTACCTATCTGGCTGATTAGATATTTCCTATCTTAGCTAGCTTTCCACTCTCTTGAAGCATGGGAATGGAGCTTCCACGCCTGTCACTACAGCCAGTACTACCACTAGCAAAGCCAGTCCCTAGACCAAGAGCCACAAAAGGATTCAGGCAACAGGAGCAATACAAGAGGCTCCTGAAATCACCTTTTTTAGTACACTTGAGGAAGGCTgtgatggagaggggaaggagagatctCGGAGCCAGGATCAGAGATCTAAGTGAAAAAATACTTTCATTTGATCACTTTTAAATGTCTAGTCGAATACATGTTTGTAacaggagttttgtttttcttttctcctcaatgGGGGCAGGGAGGAAGTGGGAGCAAGAGATGATGGCTTTCCATGGATTGGAAAAAGATAAGAATTTAATCTAAAAAAACGAAATTAAAAAGTTGGGGGAAATGTATGGCTAAGAAGAAATAGAGCACCAGaattggaggacctggattcaaatgtaactgcaaggcacttcctagctgtgtgacgccaAGTGACGctcccattgtttagcccttgccattcttctgtcttagaatgggtactaagacagaaggtaagggttaaaaaaaaaaaggaaatggtggTCCAGGAAGATCTGTCAAACATGGGAGGCCACGGAGGAGAGGAGACCCCAGCACACCACCTTATGGAAGAGGGGGAAACTTGGGCCAGGAAGCCCAGGTCAGGTTGAACCCACTGCTATGGAGTCTCGCTATAGGAGCAGAAGATGTGGTCAGGCAAGGGAGGAACTCACCCAGTATTCAGCTCCTGGTTAAAGGGGGAACACCACCTGCtagcttcttcctttttttaattcattattcttCCAATTGGGTGCCTGTCAAAGAAGGAGTGGTATCAGAATTCTCTAAATTGTGTCACCCTGACAGAAGTCTGGTTGCCTCGTGCTAGTTTACAGTTCTACTTGGAGTCCACTGCAGCCTAGATCTAGATGAAGGATGATGTTAATAAAGACAAactatagatggatggataaatagatgatggagagagggaggtggATGGATGAGTAGGTTGAGAGATGACAGTTACTTGGATAGATAAGTGAtagatacatggatggatggtagatgatagatgatagacgGATAaataagagggagagggagagagtaaaGGAGATGGCAGCAAGTTCTTTCTAAAAATGCCATTATGAAAAATATAAGAGAGGAGCTTTATTAAATGCCTGACTAGGCTCCAGTGCCAGCTGTGCCACCTGTCATCTCTGTGGGAAACCATTTCATgcttctgagcttcagtttcctcatctttaaaatgggtatgATGACACATACCCTACCTCCCTCATAGAGCTTTAGAATCGGCAAAGTGCAATGTCATTgtgaactatttttttctcattttatttaaaattgttttagtcttaaaaacttttaattaattaattaagaatattttttccatggttatatgattcatgttctttccctccccctcttcccactctcctcccatagccagcaagcaattccactgggttttacatgtatcattgatcaagacctatttccataatattgatatttgtacgagggtgatcgtttagagtctagaGCCCCAATCAtgtgtgatcaagcaattgtttttcttatgtgtttctgctcccacagttctttctctgaatgtgggcagcatcctttttcataagtccctcagaaatgtcttggatcattgcattgctgctagtagagaacattacattcgattgtatcacagtgtatcagtctttgtgtataaggttctcctggttctgctcctttcactctgcatcaattcctggaggtctttccaggcaAACTATTTTTATCATAGTTGTGTTTAACCAAGAGTACTGCCTTCAGAGTGAAGGTAGGAAGAACCTATCAGAAatggctaggtggtgcaatggataaataTTAGCCCTGAGttcaatattattcaatattaggtctgaggaaaataatagcaaccCCTTTCCAGGTTTGCTGAGCAGGTTAAATGAcaacatatttttgaaaattgcctaGTGCATAGGagatatagaaatgctagctaggattttatttttttatgattattgttgttgatgttgttgtagCAGGAAAACCTCAGGGTATACTTGGACCAGATTGGGAAATCTTcggggtcttcctggctccaatcCTTAATTCCCTCTGTGACCTTAGATATGGAATCTCACCTGCATGgctcttacattttaaaatgagaacaagAATACATTCTCTCTATCCCAAAGAAGTTTCTACAATAATCAATATGCTATTTCTGTTACTATGGATACAGGGGCATCCTCTGAGAATTGCATCTGGCCTCCTCTGGATTAAATGAGCTCCAACATCCTTCTAGCTCTCATATTCTGAGTTTCTGATTCCATATTCCCTGCTGAAAGCACTGAATATCACATTAACACCAAATAAATGTGATCACCAGggttcagtcttttttttaaaaccctgaccttctgtcttagaatcgatactgtgtattggttctaggacagaagaatggtaaaggctaggcaatgggggttaagtgactttctcagggtcacctaactaggaagattagatttgaacccaggacctcccatctctaggcctggctcttcatccactgagccacccagctgcccgcaCCAAGGTCCAGTCTTAAGCAGTCTtagcagagggggcagctgccCATGATGGGCTTGGAGGGGCTCAGGCAGATTCTTGTTACAAGAATCCTACACCCATCAATGCTCATCAGTGCATAGAATTCCTCCAACAGGAGATAATCAGAAGACTTAAAAAGCAAACTTCCTGAGCAGAGAGAACAACTGAGAAATAAGTAGTGAAGATGTAAATAATTATCAACTCCTCCCCTCACTCAAGGTTTGCTGGGGATGTAGGAACTGAAAGAGATGGGagaatgctgggagagagagagagagagagagagagagagagagagagagagagagagagagagagagagagagagagaggggaggggacacCCAAAGAGCAGTCTGAGGATGCTTTAAGGCAAATTCTGCCTACTTCACAATTCCACTTGGGACGGGCCTTAACATGGCTAGTGGCCTATGGTGGAAGATGTTTTAAGCAATCCAAACGACTTGGCAACTGGCTTTTTCTGAATTTCTGCCAAGTTTGGAAGCTTTTAGGGGGGTTTTGGTCCAGATTTTTGGTTTCATGGCTACTCCATAGTTCCTGGGCCTCTCATTGCACTGGCATAAAGAACTTGAAagtgaagaaattccttctattGATGCAGAGCacagagaagtgaagtgatttgcccaggtttacacagccaGTACATGTCAGAGACAAAACTTGAATTTAGCTCTTGCTGACTCTTTAGTCACCACCCAATGCAACCTACATAGTTTAATATAAGAAAAGAGATTCTTCTTGAGAGCAGTAGTCAATGTAATACGTGACCAATGGGATTCCTGCTTcacattagaaattaaaaataaaaacatcaatgagcaacaaaaataaatgactgattgacttccctttcctccctacaGAATCCTTTTTTTGGCTATTTTGGATATCATGGATTTGGAGGACGACCCCCATATTATTCAGAAGAGATGTTCGAACAAGACTTTGAAAAGCCCAAAGAGGAAGATCCACCCAAAGTGGAGAGTACCACCGCAGCCCCTCTAGCTAACTCCACAGTTCCTGAGAACAATTCAACTCAACCAACCGTACCTGTCTCAGGAGGGAGTCAAGGTGGAAATGAGACCAGCACAACAGGGAAGGAAGCTGAAGTGCAGAACCCTGGGATCAAGTTGGCTCCTGCTGTTAATGTCTCTGGCCATGATGGACCAGGAAGCCAGGTTCCCCCTGGCCCATATCAGCCAAATATTCTTGAAAACTCTCCAAATCCTAATTTAAGAGGTTTTCCCATCAGCAGACAATGGAGTCAAACAAGCTTCCCTGCAGGACCTAGACTGACGGTGCCTTTTTATAGAAATTATCCTAATCAAAGGAGTTACCAATGGCCCAATTTAGCTTATGTAAGCAAGCAAATAGTTCGCCCAGGAAACACAGCTTACCAAAAAGcttatccttccatttctaagaGCAATTCTCCTAATCATGTATCTAATCCAGCAAATAACAGAAGAAAACCCCAGGGTCCAACCAAACAACCTGAAGAAATAAATGGTGGGTTAGCAGGTCCCAAGCTTGGCACTGCCCATAAAGAGGAGCAGATTCAAAACCCCAAAGAGAATCCAGTGACCCAGAGAGAAAGAATAACCTTTCCTACAAGGGATCCAACCAGCACCTGGAGAAACCCACAAGGTTATGAAACCAACAAATCAAATTATAAATTAACTCCTCCAGAGGGCAGCCCTCCAGTACCAAGTATCAATTCTGTTGACCAACATGAAAATTATTACCCAAGGGTAGATTCCAGGAGATTCCCAGCTGGTGTACAAGCATCAACTTTTCccaaggggatggtttcagaaccAAGAAAAGGTCCATCTGATTCTGAAATTAATCCACCGGAAATGAAACACGGAACCCATCAGACTGAGGAAGGTCCGTACCCTCCAAAAGAATCCTTTTTTCTGGGAAGCAACATATGGAACCCCCGAAAAGGATCTCTAATTTTTGAGGATGAACCTACAAGGCAGGAAGGATCTTTACTTTATGCAGCCCTTGGAGCAAGAGGAAATGTCCCCTACCCTGAATATGCTCCCTATGATCCTCAGAGGAGCTCTCCTTATGCCAAAAGTAATATGTGGGATGAAGGAGATGAGTTTCCTGGCACTTTCAGACCAGCAAGTCAACCAGGAAATCCATCACATTCCCTGAATTCTCCTTCAGGTCAGAGACATCCATCAACTGACAATGAAGAGGATCCAGTTGACCCAATGGGTGATGAGTTTTACCGGGGACCTGATGCATGGGGTAAGGAATCCAGTCTCAAAGGAAGTCAAGTTAGATACCGTGAAAGATACCCATATGCCCCCAGTCATCCATCCAAGCCAAAAGAATACCTTCAACATTCCACAGATAACCTAGTAAGACAAAGAGATTCGTCTTATGGTGAATATTATCCCTGGCACGCAGAAGAGCATTTCCCACCTTACAACATTGCTCCTCCTCTAACACCACCAAGAGAAAACAGTGGGTATTATTATCCTCCTAACACCTTTGAACAAGAAGAGAGTACACCATCTCCATCTTGGGGGTCATGGGACCAAAAGAATTATGTCCCAGCAAATAAAGGAAGAATACCTTATTATAAAAGATATTTCTGGGATCAAGCCACCAATTTACACAAATCTGCAGCAAGTGCAGCGGAACAGAGAGAACATCAAGCCCACTCCAGTAGTTTTCCAGCTGGGCTTAGAGGAAGCCTAACATACCAAGAAGCAGAGAATCTGAACTATGACAGTATACACAA
This genomic interval carries:
- the ENAM gene encoding enamelin, which encodes MPMWPQPPPNAWLPQNPMPPNLPRPQIKAGEGQATPRPSQPLPTKPPTTPRPPTKQPPEGPPRPKEEDQQPPQYPSFGNGMFPFHQPPWHIPQRMPPGYGRPPVSNEEGGNPFFGYFGYHGFGGRPPYYSEEMFEQDFEKPKEEDPPKVESTTAAPLANSTVPENNSTQPTVPVSGGSQGGNETSTTGKEAEVQNPGIKLAPAVNVSGHDGPGSQVPPGPYQPNILENSPNPNLRGFPISRQWSQTSFPAGPRLTVPFYRNYPNQRSYQWPNLAYVSKQIVRPGNTAYQKAYPSISKSNSPNHVSNPANNRRKPQGPTKQPEEINGGLAGPKLGTAHKEEQIQNPKENPVTQRERITFPTRDPTSTWRNPQGYETNKSNYKLTPPEGSPPVPSINSVDQHENYYPRVDSRRFPAGVQASTFPKGMVSEPRKGPSDSEINPPEMKHGTHQTEEGPYPPKESFFLGSNIWNPRKGSLIFEDEPTRQEGSLLYAALGARGNVPYPEYAPYDPQRSSPYAKSNMWDEGDEFPGTFRPASQPGNPSHSLNSPSGQRHPSTDNEEDPVDPMGDEFYRGPDAWGKESSLKGSQVRYRERYPYAPSHPSKPKEYLQHSTDNLVRQRDSSYGEYYPWHAEEHFPPYNIAPPLTPPRENSGYYYPPNTFEQEESTPSPSWGSWDQKNYVPANKGRIPYYKRYFWDQATNLHKSAASAAEQREHQAHSSSFPAGLRGSLTYQEAENLNYDSIHNNRINTPEKGQLPVTDSVIQNNLIYQEEVNSYPPASQRSPCCAGEPPGPRESPLIPLDYSPPFGLVSGDDGERNPTTTEGSHTKHARHIIYPTDIQPNQRNSSEKNPSEKGANPDPFRDDTAMLKKSLPCSKKKAYPGPAGQIESVPFSEADSLQANMPCRKSNLREGNNVLAKILGANQFNERTSNLIPEELEAPEENLRPENIQSEGGGSEGRVKQKGVPNIQKVPCLHSKLKDHLLSSTGAPLGKRRPGPSAGEPAMVSAQPSSTLTGLTAKEQLSGTNIDPLVASEPPLSFPSLSRAIPRNAELQDCLLLQS